The following proteins are co-located in the Bosea sp. AS-1 genome:
- a CDS encoding CTP synthase, with the protein MTRYVFITGGVVSSLGKGLAAAALAALLQARGYKVRLRKLDPYLNVDPGTMSPYQHGEVFVTDDGAETDLDLGHYERFTGRPCNKGDNITTGRIYMDILTKERRGDYLGATIQVVPHVTNAIKEFILDGNEDYDFTLVEIGGTVGDIESLPFLEAIRQTNQQLPRGQCIFVHLTLLPYIPTAGELKTKPTQHSVAELRSIGIQPDILLCRTDREIPREERRKLALFCNVRETAVIEARDVASIYDVPLSYHAEGLDTEVLAAFGLDATTEPDVSNWKRISDRVKNPEGEVTIAVVGKYTGMKDAYKSLIEALTHGGIANNVKVNLDWIESEVFEKEDPAPFLEHVHGILVPGGFGYRGAEGKIKAATFARQRKVPYFGICFGMQMAVIEAARSLAGIEEASSTEFGETKEPVVGLMTEWLKGNELEQRAAGGDLGGTMRLGAYASQLLPDTKIAKIYGSTEISERHRHRYEVNMNYRQRLEAQGMRFSGVSPDGLLPETVEYPDHPWFIGVQYHPELKSRPFEPHPLFASFIEAAVVQSRLV; encoded by the coding sequence ATGACGCGGTATGTTTTCATCACCGGCGGCGTGGTGTCCTCGCTTGGCAAAGGCCTGGCGGCGGCGGCTCTCGCAGCCCTTCTGCAGGCGCGTGGCTACAAGGTCCGCCTGCGCAAGCTCGACCCCTACCTCAATGTCGATCCGGGCACGATGAGTCCGTATCAGCATGGCGAGGTCTTCGTCACCGATGATGGCGCCGAGACCGATCTCGATCTCGGCCATTACGAGCGTTTCACCGGCCGGCCCTGCAACAAGGGCGACAACATCACCACCGGCCGCATCTACATGGACATCCTGACCAAGGAGCGCCGTGGCGACTATCTCGGCGCCACCATCCAGGTCGTCCCGCACGTCACCAACGCGATCAAGGAGTTCATCCTCGATGGCAACGAGGATTACGACTTCACCCTGGTCGAGATCGGCGGCACGGTCGGCGACATCGAGAGCCTGCCCTTCCTCGAAGCTATCCGCCAGACCAACCAGCAACTGCCACGTGGCCAGTGCATCTTCGTCCACTTGACGCTGCTGCCCTACATCCCGACCGCCGGCGAGCTGAAGACCAAGCCGACCCAGCATTCGGTCGCCGAATTGCGCTCGATCGGCATCCAGCCGGACATCCTGCTCTGCCGCACCGACCGCGAGATTCCGCGCGAGGAGCGCCGCAAGCTCGCGCTGTTCTGCAATGTCAGGGAGACCGCGGTCATCGAGGCCCGCGACGTCGCCTCGATCTATGACGTGCCGCTGTCTTATCACGCGGAAGGGCTCGACACCGAGGTGCTCGCCGCCTTCGGCCTCGACGCCACGACAGAGCCTGACGTCTCGAACTGGAAGCGCATCTCCGACCGGGTGAAGAATCCCGAAGGCGAGGTCACCATCGCCGTCGTCGGCAAATACACCGGCATGAAGGACGCCTATAAGTCCCTCATCGAGGCGTTGACCCATGGCGGCATCGCCAACAACGTCAAGGTCAATCTCGACTGGATCGAATCCGAGGTCTTCGAGAAGGAGGACCCGGCGCCCTTCCTAGAGCATGTCCACGGCATCCTCGTTCCGGGCGGCTTCGGCTATCGCGGTGCCGAGGGCAAGATCAAGGCGGCGACCTTCGCCCGCCAGCGCAAGGTACCTTATTTCGGCATCTGCTTCGGCATGCAGATGGCGGTCATCGAGGCGGCTCGTTCGCTCGCCGGCATCGAGGAAGCCAGCTCGACCGAATTCGGCGAGACCAAGGAGCCGGTCGTCGGCCTGATGACCGAATGGCTGAAGGGCAACGAGCTGGAGCAGCGCGCCGCCGGTGGAGATCTCGGCGGCACGATGCGGCTCGGCGCTTATGCCTCGCAGCTCCTGCCCGACACCAAGATCGCGAAGATCTACGGTTCGACCGAAATCTCGGAGCGCCATCGCCACCGTTACGAGGTCAACATGAACTATCGCCAGCGGCTCGAGGCGCAGGGCATGCGTTTCAGTGGCGTCTCGCCGGACGGGCTGCTGCCGGAGACGGTCGAGTACCCCGACCACCCCTGGTTCATCGGCGTGCAATATCACCCCGAGCTGAAGTCGCGTCCCTTCGAGCCGCATCCGCTCTTCGCGAGCTTCATCGAGGCCGCGGTCGTCCAGAGCCGCCTGGTCTGA
- the secG gene encoding preprotein translocase subunit SecG gives MQNVLIVIHLIIVVALVGVVLLQRSEGGGLGMGSGGGGVGGFMTGRGQANALTRATAILAGLFFLTSIVLAVMANRGRVQRSIIDGAPATTAPANPGQPAAPSAPNAGGVLDQLRQLQNQTQGGAQPPTPAPPAAPQQ, from the coding sequence ATGCAGAACGTTCTCATCGTTATCCATCTGATCATCGTCGTCGCGCTCGTCGGCGTTGTGCTGCTGCAACGCTCCGAAGGCGGCGGGCTTGGCATGGGCTCCGGCGGCGGTGGCGTCGGCGGTTTCATGACTGGCCGCGGCCAGGCGAATGCGCTGACGCGGGCGACTGCGATCCTCGCGGGCCTGTTCTTCCTGACTTCGATCGTGCTGGCCGTCATGGCCAATCGCGGCCGTGTGCAGCGCTCGATCATCGACGGCGCCCCGGCGACGACCGCTCCGGCCAATCCGGGCCAGCCTGCGGCGCCGAGCGCGCCCAATGCCGGCGGCGTGCTCGATCAGCTCCGCCAGCTCCAGAACCAGACGCAAGGCGGCGCACAGCCGCCGACCCCGGCGCCGCCAGCGGCACCGCAGCAATAA
- the tpiA gene encoding triose-phosphate isomerase encodes MTRSIRPLVAGNWKMNGLKADLAIATEVARGYDASLKAAVDLAICPPSTLLFTATAALIGSRIASGGQDCSLQPAGAFTGEVSAAMLADAGASFCIVGHSERRTLHGEDNATVRAKAEAARKALLVPIVCVGETRAEREAGKALAVIRKQLKGSVPEGLDAASLVVAYEPVWAIGTGLTPTAADVAEMHASIRADLARIVGKAAAAGVRLLYGGSVKPSNAAELMSVANVDGALVGGASLKAEEFLAIARACAG; translated from the coding sequence GTGACGCGCAGCATCAGGCCGCTGGTGGCCGGCAACTGGAAGATGAACGGGCTGAAGGCCGACCTCGCCATCGCGACCGAAGTCGCCCGCGGCTACGACGCCTCGCTCAAGGCCGCCGTCGACCTGGCGATCTGCCCGCCTTCGACCCTGCTTTTCACCGCTACGGCCGCGTTGATCGGCTCGCGCATCGCGAGCGGCGGGCAGGATTGCAGCCTCCAGCCTGCCGGCGCCTTCACCGGCGAGGTTTCGGCGGCGATGCTGGCGGATGCCGGCGCGAGCTTCTGCATCGTCGGCCATTCCGAGCGGCGCACGCTCCATGGCGAGGACAATGCGACGGTTCGTGCCAAGGCCGAGGCGGCGCGCAAGGCGCTTCTGGTGCCGATCGTCTGCGTCGGCGAGACGCGGGCCGAGCGCGAGGCCGGCAAGGCGCTGGCCGTGATACGCAAGCAGCTCAAGGGCTCGGTGCCGGAAGGGCTCGATGCCGCGAGCCTTGTCGTCGCCTATGAGCCGGTCTGGGCGATCGGCACCGGGCTGACGCCGACCGCCGCCGACGTTGCGGAGATGCACGCCTCGATCCGCGCGGATCTGGCGCGGATCGTCGGCAAGGCTGCCGCAGCCGGCGTCCGGCTCCTCTATGGCGGCTCGGTCAAGCCCTCGAACGCGGCCGAATTGATGAGCGTTGCCAATGTCGACGGGGCGCTTGTGGGCGGTGCCAGCCTCAAGGCCGAGGAGTTTTTGGCGATCGCGCGGGCCTGCGCCGGCTGA